The following coding sequences lie in one Bradyrhizobium sp. G127 genomic window:
- the irr gene encoding Fur family transcriptional regulator Irr, producing the protein MTMTMPLVDAPSRPGGAGAEIASDLIFEACESCSEHDCKNVLRQAGLRPTRQRLMLGEILFAQGGRHITAEMLHAEATEANMHISLATVYNTLNQFTCAGLLRRVGVDGSKSFFDTNPTAHHHFFVDGEDRLLDIPGPDTVIENLPEPLPGHEISRVDIVVHLRRKQS; encoded by the coding sequence ATGACGATGACAATGCCTCTTGTTGATGCTCCTTCCCGGCCCGGTGGGGCCGGGGCCGAGATAGCATCCGATCTCATCTTTGAGGCATGTGAGTCCTGCTCCGAGCATGACTGCAAGAATGTGCTGCGCCAAGCCGGTCTGAGGCCGACGCGTCAGCGCCTGATGCTGGGCGAGATTCTGTTTGCTCAAGGCGGACGTCATATCACCGCTGAAATGCTTCACGCCGAGGCGACCGAAGCCAATATGCATATCTCGCTGGCGACCGTTTACAACACGCTGAATCAGTTCACGTGCGCCGGCTTGCTGCGCCGGGTCGGCGTGGACGGCTCCAAATCGTTTTTCGACACCAACCCGACCGCTCATCACCATTTCTTCGTTGATGGTGAGGATCGCCTGCTCGACATTCCGGGACCGGACACTGTGATCGAAAATTTGCCGGAGCCCTTGCCCGGTCACGAAATCTCGCGGGTCGATATTGTCGTCCACCTGCGCCGCAAGCAGAGTTGA